In the Enterococcus saigonensis genome, one interval contains:
- a CDS encoding diacylglycerol kinase family protein has protein sequence MDLKDKNTKKNKYFITSVEFAFTGIQTVFKEERNMRKHVFFGILAIIAGGIFQLSRFEWLWLLLAVFLVWIVEIINTVFENVVDMFTDFHFHPIGKKIKDMAAGAVLLTSFFAVIIGMILFLPRIWQLLF, from the coding sequence ATGGACTTAAAAGATAAGAATACAAAGAAGAATAAGTATTTTATTACTTCAGTGGAATTTGCTTTTACGGGCATTCAAACGGTTTTTAAAGAAGAACGTAATATGCGTAAACATGTCTTTTTTGGTATCTTGGCTATCATAGCAGGAGGGATTTTTCAGTTAAGTCGCTTTGAATGGTTATGGTTGTTACTAGCGGTCTTTTTAGTTTGGATTGTGGAAATTATCAATACAGTTTTTGAAAATGTCGTAGATATGTTTACGGATTTTCATTTTCATCCAATTGGTAAGAAAATTAAAGATATGGCAGCGGGTGCTGTTTTATTAACATCCTTTTTTGCGGTAATTATTGGAATGATTTTATTTTTACCAAGAATTTGGCAATTATTGTTTTAA
- the ybeY gene encoding rRNA maturation RNase YbeY yields the protein MDITFMDETNSLTPEKMKEVDDLLQFAADYLHLPKDTEMSVTFMDNDAIQVINRDYRGKDRPTDVISFALEEEGEGEIPVVFADGENPLPRELGDLMISLDKTKEQAQEYGHSFERELGFLALHGFLHINGYDHMTKEDEKEMFGLQKEILDAYGLKR from the coding sequence ATGGATATTACGTTTATGGATGAAACCAATTCCCTAACACCTGAGAAAATGAAAGAAGTTGACGATTTGCTGCAATTTGCAGCAGATTATTTGCACCTACCAAAAGATACAGAAATGTCTGTGACGTTTATGGACAATGATGCAATTCAAGTTATTAATCGTGATTATCGAGGCAAAGACCGCCCAACAGATGTTATTAGCTTCGCGCTAGAAGAAGAAGGCGAAGGTGAGATCCCCGTTGTCTTTGCTGATGGTGAGAATCCTTTGCCAAGAGAATTGGGTGACTTAATGATTTCTTTAGATAAAACCAAAGAACAAGCACAAGAATATGGACATAGTTTTGAACGAGAGTTAGGTTTTTTAGCTCTGCATGGTTTTTTGCATATTAATGGTTATGATCATATGACTAAAGAAGATGAAAAAGAGATGTTTGGACTACAAAAGGAAATTTTGGATGCTTATGGACTTAAAAGATAA
- the era gene encoding GTPase Era encodes MSEHKSGFVAIVGRPNVGKSTLLNRIVGQKIAIMSDKAQTTRNKIQGVYTTPDAQIIFIDTPGIHKPKHRLGDFMVETAYSALKEVDAVLFMISADEKRGRGDDFIMERLKTNETPVFLVINKIDKVHPDDLLGIIEDYTSQMEFAEVVPISATEGNNFETLMTTLIAQMPAGPQYFPDDQITDHPEYFIVSELVREKVLLLTRDEVPHSVAVVVDSMKRNENDKVHIQATIIVERNSQKGIIIGKGGKMLKDIGTKARRDIEQLLGDKVFLELWVKVQKDWRDKQTYLQDYGYRPDDY; translated from the coding sequence ATGTCAGAACATAAATCAGGTTTTGTCGCGATTGTGGGGCGTCCAAACGTTGGCAAATCAACATTGTTAAATCGCATTGTCGGGCAGAAGATTGCTATTATGAGCGATAAAGCACAAACGACGCGAAATAAAATCCAAGGGGTTTATACAACTCCTGATGCCCAAATAATTTTTATTGATACACCTGGTATTCATAAACCAAAGCATCGATTAGGTGACTTTATGGTTGAAACAGCTTATAGTGCTTTAAAAGAAGTGGATGCTGTTTTATTTATGATTAGTGCAGATGAAAAACGTGGTCGTGGTGACGATTTTATCATGGAACGTTTGAAAACTAATGAAACACCGGTTTTTCTAGTGATTAATAAAATAGATAAAGTGCATCCGGATGATTTATTGGGAATTATTGAGGATTATACTAGCCAAATGGAATTTGCTGAAGTAGTTCCTATCTCTGCTACAGAAGGCAATAATTTTGAAACTTTAATGACGACCTTGATTGCCCAAATGCCAGCTGGTCCACAATATTTTCCTGATGATCAAATCACCGATCACCCAGAATATTTTATTGTCTCTGAGTTAGTAAGGGAAAAAGTGTTATTACTAACTCGAGATGAAGTTCCGCATTCTGTTGCTGTTGTTGTTGATAGTATGAAGCGTAACGAAAATGATAAAGTTCATATTCAGGCCACGATTATTGTAGAGCGTAACAGCCAAAAAGGTATTATTATCGGCAAGGGTGGTAAAATGTTAAAAGATATTGGTACGAAAGCTCGCCGCGATATTGAACAGTTATTAGGAGATAAGGTCTTTTTGGAACTTTGGGTTAAAGTTCAAAAAGATTGGCGTGATAAACAAACTTACCTGCAAGATTACGGTTACCGGCCGGATGATTATTAA